One part of the Aurantibacillus circumpalustris genome encodes these proteins:
- a CDS encoding T9SS type A sorting domain-containing protein, whose translation MKNNIFILLFLTSSLLNSQVSTFSFNINGTIPNGMLQALTLAGQKWSNHIQIDIPIKVNVFTVNASFLPFSAITLANGRKNFSNAPYSNILYTTALANQLAGTEVNSGEYDMDIYFNLATSFYFGTSKPSFSQMDFISTAMHEIGHGLGFYSDGNVDGSGKGSFGNVPPSAIFPLTASFPWRGQDSVPSIYDTYITKSSGNKLITSAAFDSFDLGDSINNGPLYFSGPMFANPSHSNTPVRVSGGTGSFSFGEDLLHIHNSYAKTIMSYYWGNGDTVRIPAPWEMGILREIGWNPLLVGVKEINRSVGIQIFPNPASEVITVSGQQLKQVDLCNLEGKVIQTISPRSNETEIKIMTEKLNAGIYFLKVQFDDAGSTVSKKIIVMH comes from the coding sequence ATGAAAAACAACATTTTTATTCTTTTATTCCTCACTTCTTCTTTACTAAACAGTCAGGTAAGTACATTTTCTTTTAACATCAACGGCACCATTCCAAACGGTATGTTACAAGCACTCACTTTGGCAGGACAGAAATGGAGTAATCACATCCAAATAGACATTCCGATTAAGGTAAACGTGTTTACGGTTAACGCCTCTTTCTTGCCTTTTTCGGCCATCACGCTCGCAAATGGTAGAAAGAATTTTAGCAATGCACCCTATTCCAATATTTTATATACAACTGCATTAGCCAATCAGCTTGCTGGAACCGAAGTGAATAGCGGCGAGTACGATATGGATATTTATTTCAATTTAGCTACCTCGTTTTATTTTGGAACCAGCAAACCTTCTTTTTCGCAAATGGATTTTATTTCAACAGCGATGCACGAAATAGGTCACGGTTTAGGTTTTTACAGTGATGGCAATGTAGATGGTTCTGGAAAAGGCTCATTCGGTAATGTACCACCGAGTGCTATTTTCCCCTTAACGGCCTCCTTTCCATGGAGGGGACAAGATAGTGTTCCAAGTATTTACGACACTTACATCACAAAAAGTTCAGGTAACAAGTTAATAACTTCGGCAGCATTTGACTCATTTGATTTAGGAGATAGTATAAATAACGGGCCTTTATATTTTAGCGGCCCCATGTTCGCAAATCCTTCTCACTCAAATACTCCAGTGCGTGTATCTGGTGGAACCGGAAGTTTTTCATTCGGTGAAGATTTGTTACACATTCACAACTCTTATGCGAAGACTATTATGTCCTATTATTGGGGAAATGGAGATACTGTTAGAATTCCAGCCCCTTGGGAAATGGGTATTTTAAGAGAAATTGGTTGGAATCCATTATTAGTTGGAGTAAAAGAAATTAATCGTTCTGTTGGGATACAGATTTTTCCTAATCCTGCAAGCGAAGTAATAACAGTAAGTGGGCAACAATTAAAACAAGTTGATTTGTGCAATCTTGAAGGAAAAGTAATTCAAACTATCAGCCCTCGTTCGAATGAAACAGAAATAAAAATCATGACTGAAAAATTAAATGCAGGGATTTACTTTCTAAAAGTTCAATTTGATGATGCAGGTTCAACTGTGTCTAAAAAAATTATTGTAATGCATTAG
- a CDS encoding ABC transporter ATP-binding protein, with protein sequence MKILLTYLKQHKKLLIIALILATINQCFSLCDSIITGKLINKFGQPHETEGTYFWKLGADMNDFIKNISVFLGLSIGAAMMSRIAKNFQDYFTNIVIQRTGAQMYTDGIKKALSLPYKDFEDQRSGETLGKLQKVKTDTEKFVNLFITLVFQSLIGVIFVFIYAINIHWLLGPLYLATVPIIASISSFLGKKIKTISKQILGETTALAGATTESLRNIELVKSLGLVEQEEKRLNTTTLKILGLELKKVRFIRSLSFIQGTTVHLVRTGLIFALYCFVFQGVIKVGDLITLMFFSFFIFNPLQELGNVIAVYNETKVSMDNFAKLINAESEVVPVSPSKLGEIEHVHFQDVSFGHNVDKGYAVKNINLNIKKGETIAFVGPSGSGKTTLVKLLLGLYQPNKGKVLYNNIESTKINLTELRMQLGLVSQDSQLFSGTIKDNLLFVRPNATDDELLEVLRKAACHTILNRAGNGIYATIGEGGIKLSGGEKQRLSIARALLRNPKLLIFDEATSALDSITEEEISETMRALSATKSQITILIAHRLSTIMHADTIYVLEQGGMVEKGKHEDLLAEKGLYYAMWRQQIGERKKEAVV encoded by the coding sequence ATGAAAATACTCTTAACTTATCTTAAACAACATAAGAAACTCTTAATCATTGCGCTTATCCTTGCAACAATTAATCAGTGTTTCTCTCTTTGCGATTCTATTATTACGGGTAAATTGATCAATAAATTTGGTCAACCACACGAAACCGAAGGGACTTATTTTTGGAAGCTTGGTGCCGACATGAATGATTTTATCAAGAACATTTCTGTTTTTCTAGGATTATCTATTGGAGCTGCCATGATGTCGCGTATTGCCAAAAATTTCCAGGATTATTTTACAAACATCGTCATTCAACGCACAGGTGCACAAATGTACACTGACGGTATTAAAAAAGCTCTTTCATTACCCTACAAAGATTTTGAAGATCAACGCAGTGGTGAAACTTTAGGCAAACTTCAAAAAGTAAAAACAGACACCGAAAAATTTGTAAACCTTTTTATCACGCTAGTTTTTCAATCTTTAATCGGTGTTATTTTTGTTTTCATTTACGCCATTAATATTCACTGGCTATTGGGCCCCTTGTATTTAGCTACCGTTCCTATTATTGCAAGTATCAGTTCATTTTTAGGAAAAAAAATAAAAACCATTTCCAAGCAAATTTTAGGTGAAACAACCGCGCTTGCTGGTGCTACAACTGAATCGTTAAGAAACATAGAATTGGTAAAAAGTCTTGGACTCGTTGAACAAGAAGAGAAACGTTTGAATACAACAACTCTAAAAATTCTAGGTCTGGAATTAAAAAAAGTACGCTTTATTCGTTCGTTAAGTTTTATACAAGGTACGACAGTGCATTTGGTAAGAACAGGACTAATTTTCGCTTTGTATTGTTTTGTATTTCAAGGTGTGATAAAGGTTGGAGATTTAATCACCTTGATGTTTTTCTCCTTCTTCATTTTTAATCCTTTACAGGAATTAGGGAATGTAATTGCCGTATACAACGAAACAAAAGTAAGTATGGATAATTTTGCCAAGCTTATTAACGCTGAATCAGAAGTTGTCCCGGTAAGTCCTTCAAAACTTGGTGAAATTGAACACGTACACTTTCAGGATGTTTCTTTTGGTCACAATGTTGACAAAGGCTATGCTGTAAAAAACATTAATTTAAATATTAAAAAGGGTGAAACCATTGCCTTTGTTGGTCCGAGCGGTAGTGGCAAAACAACGCTAGTGAAACTTTTATTGGGACTTTACCAACCAAACAAAGGAAAAGTGTTGTACAATAACATTGAATCCACAAAAATAAATCTAACGGAGTTGCGCATGCAGCTGGGTTTGGTTTCTCAAGATTCACAATTGTTTAGTGGTACAATTAAAGATAATTTACTGTTTGTTCGTCCTAATGCAACAGATGACGAATTACTGGAAGTATTAAGAAAAGCAGCTTGTCACACTATTTTAAACCGTGCTGGAAATGGCATTTACGCTACGATTGGTGAAGGTGGTATAAAATTAAGCGGTGGTGAAAAACAACGTTTGTCTATTGCACGCGCTTTATTGAGAAATCCTAAATTATTAATTTTTGATGAGGCTACATCAGCACTTGATTCTATTACTGAAGAAGAAATATCGGAAACCATGCGTGCTTTGAGTGCAACAAAATCGCAGATTACAATTTTGATTGCGCACCGTTTGTCTACCATTATGCATGCTGATACTATTTATGTTTTAGAGCAAGGCGGTATGGTTGAAAAAGGTAAACACGAAGATTTGCTGGCTGAAAAGGGTTTGTACTATGCGATGTGGAGACAGCAGATTGGCGAAAGAAAAAAAGAAGCGGTCGTTTAG
- a CDS encoding metallophosphoesterase family protein, with protein sequence METLNRKKFLKLVGLASIGVLISELNATSIPFSGNDGKLFSPEPLRVAHLTDIHIQNGLEPERGFASCLNAVNSLPHKPDLIINGGDAIMNSALTFSKEKVNKQWELFHALLKSDNSITVKHCIGNHDLVGWPVAKCSEAESKFRAMDEYSISKPYYSFTKGKWKFIVLDSIQCKNSIPGYSARLDSVQMIWLEEELKDTPPDFFICIVSHVPILAICTLFDTTFSNKKHRTVPDNLLHGDAAELTNLFYRYPNVKACLSGHIHMIDHVNYLGVDYFCNGAVSGSWWKGNHHQFPPSFSMMNFFEDGKVAREVNYYDVKDAALISKIN encoded by the coding sequence ATGGAAACATTAAACCGAAAAAAATTTCTTAAGCTCGTTGGACTTGCTTCAATAGGAGTCTTAATTTCTGAACTTAATGCTACGTCCATTCCTTTTAGTGGAAACGATGGCAAACTATTTTCGCCTGAACCTTTGCGAGTAGCGCATCTCACAGATATTCATATTCAAAATGGTTTAGAACCAGAACGCGGCTTTGCATCTTGTTTAAATGCTGTAAATTCTTTGCCACATAAACCTGATCTTATCATTAATGGCGGCGATGCGATTATGAATTCTGCTTTAACCTTTTCAAAAGAAAAAGTTAACAAGCAATGGGAATTATTTCATGCTCTATTAAAGAGCGATAATTCAATTACTGTTAAACATTGTATTGGTAATCACGATTTAGTTGGTTGGCCAGTTGCAAAATGTTCAGAGGCAGAAAGTAAATTTAGGGCTATGGATGAGTATTCTATCAGCAAGCCTTATTATTCTTTTACAAAAGGTAAGTGGAAGTTTATAGTATTAGATAGTATTCAATGTAAAAATTCTATTCCCGGTTATTCTGCGAGGTTAGACAGCGTGCAAATGATTTGGTTGGAGGAAGAACTAAAAGATACACCACCAGATTTTTTTATTTGCATTGTATCTCACGTACCTATTCTTGCAATATGTACTTTATTTGATACAACATTTAGTAATAAAAAACATAGAACTGTGCCTGATAATTTATTACACGGCGACGCAGCAGAGCTTACAAATTTGTTTTATCGGTATCCAAATGTTAAGGCATGTTTAAGCGGACATATTCATATGATTGACCATGTTAACTATTTGGGTGTGGATTATTTTTGTAATGGTGCGGTGAGTGGTTCTTGGTGGAAGGGCAATCATCATCAGTTTCCGCCTTCTTTTTCTATGATGAATTTTTTTGAAGATGGGAAAGTAGCGCGCGAAGTCAATTATTATGACGTTAAAGATGCGGCCCTGATAAGCAAGATTAACTAA
- a CDS encoding helix-turn-helix domain-containing protein gives MCGTTKPYISRIENNVSDIRLSTLIRIISEGLGGNLKLLVEL, from the coding sequence CTGTGCGGCACCACTAAACCGTACATTTCGCGAATTGAAAATAATGTAAGTGACATAAGACTATCTACACTCATTAGAATTATCAGCGAAGGCCTTGGAGGTAACTTAAAACTTTTAGTTGAGTTATAA
- the wecB gene encoding non-hydrolyzing UDP-N-acetylglucosamine 2-epimerase — translation MLKLVTIIGARPQIIKAAALSRAIKNNFSSQLQEIIVHTGQHYDANMSQVFFDELGIPAPNYNLNVGSGNHGKQTAIMLAGIEEVLVKEQPNAIVLYGDTNSTLAGAIAASKIHVPVVHIEAGLRSYSKAMPEEVNRIMCDHVSTFLFSPTKTGFDNLVKEGFNKNAVAPFTADNPKIYHCGDVMYDNSLYFSSVSESKTNILEKLKLKKNKFILATIHRNNNTDEPLRLNSLFKSLQDISVKHNLEVVLPLHPRTAKLIETNLDKDLYAKIKTNTKFKITEPASFLEMVALEKNCKLVMTDSGGVQKEAFYFEKPCVILRPETEWVELVECGAAIVTDADESRIKDAFEKLNSKTDLKFPKLYGDGKAAEFICNELVHHL, via the coding sequence ATGCTAAAACTTGTTACAATCATCGGTGCCCGCCCACAAATTATTAAAGCTGCAGCATTGAGCAGAGCCATTAAAAATAATTTCAGTTCACAACTACAAGAAATCATTGTTCACACCGGACAACATTATGACGCTAATATGAGTCAGGTGTTTTTTGATGAACTAGGAATTCCTGCGCCGAATTATAATTTAAATGTCGGAAGTGGTAATCACGGAAAACAAACCGCCATTATGTTAGCAGGTATTGAAGAAGTGCTAGTAAAAGAACAACCAAATGCCATTGTACTTTATGGAGATACCAATTCTACTTTGGCGGGAGCCATTGCCGCGAGTAAAATTCATGTTCCTGTTGTTCATATTGAAGCAGGTTTGCGCTCATACAGCAAGGCCATGCCTGAAGAAGTGAATCGAATTATGTGTGATCACGTAAGTACGTTTTTATTTTCGCCGACTAAAACAGGATTTGATAATTTGGTAAAAGAAGGGTTTAATAAAAACGCAGTAGCACCTTTTACGGCCGATAATCCTAAGATTTACCATTGCGGAGATGTGATGTACGATAACAGTCTTTATTTTAGTTCGGTTTCAGAAAGTAAAACAAACATTCTTGAAAAATTGAAACTTAAAAAAAATAAATTTATTCTCGCAACCATTCATCGCAATAATAATACAGATGAACCACTGCGTTTAAATTCACTTTTTAAATCACTACAAGATATTTCGGTGAAACATAATTTAGAAGTTGTTTTGCCTTTGCATCCTAGAACTGCTAAACTCATTGAAACAAACCTGGACAAGGATTTGTATGCAAAGATTAAAACAAATACAAAATTTAAAATTACGGAGCCGGCATCATTTTTAGAAATGGTGGCGCTTGAAAAAAACTGTAAACTTGTAATGACCGATAGCGGTGGAGTTCAGAAAGAAGCGTTTTATTTTGAAAAGCCTTGTGTGATTTTACGTCCTGAAACAGAATGGGTAGAGCTTGTGGAATGTGGCGCTGCCATTGTTACCGATGCAGATGAAAGCCGCATTAAAGATGCCTTTGAAAAACTAAATTCAAAAACTGACCTTAAATTTCCAAAACTTTATGGTGATGGAAAAGCAGCAGAGTTTATTTGTAATGAGTTGGTTCATCATTTGTAG